From a single Budorcas taxicolor isolate Tak-1 chromosome X, Takin1.1, whole genome shotgun sequence genomic region:
- the LOC128069419 gene encoding LOW QUALITY PROTEIN: cerebellar degeneration-related antigen 1-like (The sequence of the model RefSeq protein was modified relative to this genomic sequence to represent the inferred CDS: substituted 2 bases at 2 genomic stop codons) — MEMLEDVEMLEDVEMLEDVKMLEDVEMLEDVEMLEDTEMLEDEQMLEALEMLEDLEVXEDEDFLEDTPSLEDKDFLEDMALLEDKDFLEGAPSLEDRDFLEDMDFLEDEDFLEDVDFLEGAPSSEDEDFLEDVDFLEAMDLMEDMDFLEDMAFLEDMDFQEDPNCPEDLDYLEDVDLLEDLDTWIDWKTCIFLEDINXLEDLDLVEDKDFLEDMGWLEDLEIIYWKTWIDWKSWIFWKTGLAGRP, encoded by the exons ATGGAGATGCTGGAAGACGTAGAGATGCTGGAAGACGTAGAGATGCTGGAAGACGTAAAGATGTTGGAAGACGTGGAGATGTTGGAAGACGTGGAGATGTTGGAAGACACAGAGATGCTGGAAGACGAGCAGATGCTGGAAGCCCTGGAGATGCTGGAAGACCTGGAGGTGTAGGAAGACGAGGATTTTCTGGAAGACACACCTTCGTTGGAAGACAAGGATTTCCTGGAAGACATGGCTTTGTTGGAAGACAAGGATTTCCTGGAAGGCGCACCTTCATTGGAAGACAGGGATTTTCTGGAAGACATGGATTTCCTGGAAG ACGAGGATTTTCTGGAAGACGTGGATTTCCTGGAAGGCGCACCTTCATCGGAAGACGAAGATTTTCTGGAAGACGTGGATTTCCTGGAAG CCATGGATTTGATGGAAGACATGGATTTCCTGGAAGACATGGCTTTTCTGGAAGACATGGATTTTCAGGAAGACCCGAATTGTCCGGAAGACCTGGATTATTTGGAAGACGTAGATTTGCTGGAAGACCTGGAC ACATGGATTGACTGGAAGACTTGCATTTTTCTGGAAGACATAAATTAGCTGGAAGATTTGGATTTGGTGGAAGACAAAGATTTTCTGGAAGACATGGGTTGGCTGGAAGACCTTGAAATT ATTTACTGGAAGACATGGATTGACTGGAAGTCGTGGATTTTCTGGAAGACTGGTTTAGCTGGAAGACCTTGA